Below is a window of Caldichromatium japonicum DNA.
AAAGGATCCCTCTTGGGGTGCTGGCCAGAAAACACTGCCGATGCACGGTCTGACCTGTCAAGACGCCACTGCGCCCGGCCAAAACGATTGACAGCAAATTGTCGCTGCGGCCGCTTTTTAGGGCATATCATGGCTGATCGCCCCCGCTTGGTCGGGATCGGCTGCCTCTCGGCGCATTTGCGAGCGCGACAACCAGTGATCGAGCATGTCATAGAGGGTTTCGGGACGCACGGGCTTGGGCAGGAAACCATCCATCCCCGCTGCAAGACAACGCTCGCGATCCTCGACGAAGATATTGGCGGTCATGGCGATGATCGGCAGCGGACGTTTCGACAACTGCTGGCGAATCAGTTGGGTCGCTGCCAAACCGTCCATCCCCGGCATTTGTACATCCATCAGGATCAGGTCATAGGACTGGGTCGCGCTCAGGCGCACGGCCTCGGCCCCATCGTTGGCCGTCATAACAGTCAGACCCGCTGCTTCAAGCAAAAAGCGGGCGATCTCTTGATTGATGGGTTCATCCTCGACCAACAGGACCCGCCTCCCGGCATGATGGCGCTTGAGGCGTTCTTGGGCGCTCGCTCCAGTCAACTGAGACTGAGGGGTCAAGACGGGGGCGGGGGCCTTGCGCAGACGGGCGGTAAACCAAAACAGACTACCGACCCCAGGCGTACTATCGGCGCCGGCATCGCCGCCCATCAAGCGCGCCAGATGCTGGGTGATGGCCAAACCTAGCCCCGTGCCTCCGCGCAGCCGTGCATTTGCATCCTGGCCCTGTTCGAATGGTTTGAAGAGACGCGCCAATACATCAGGCGCGATCCCGCTGCCTGTGTCCTCGACCTCGAAGCGCAGCAGGATGCCTTGTCCATCCTCCTCGACCTGTTTAACTCGCACCCTGACCCAACCGCGCTCGGTGAATTTGATGGCATTACCGATATAGTTGATCAGGGCCTGCTTGATTCGGGTGGGATCGCCGATGAGCGGCGGCAAGGAATCGACAAGCTCGCTGCTAAGCACAAGCCCCTTGGCCTGGGCCTGGCTCTGGAGGATCTCTATGACCTGGGCCACCAGCTCGGCAGGTACGAATGGCTCTTCAGCGAGCAGCGAGCCTGAGCTGACCGGCCTCGATCTTGGAGAACTCGAGGATGGCGTCGATGAGATTGAGGAGATGCTGGCTGGCGCTATCCAGCTTGACCAGCAGAACCTCCTGCTCGGGGGTCAAACCCGTCTGGCGCAAGAGGTGCACTATGCCGGAGATGGCATGGAGCGGGGTGCGGATCTCGTGGCTCATACTAGCCAGAAATGCGCTCTTGGCGCGATTGGCGGCATCGGCGGCATTGCGGGCAGCGGCAAGCTCATTGGTGCGTGCCTCAACGATGGCCTCGAGCTGATCGCGATGCTGTCTTAGTTCTGTCTCCGCTCGCCGCAAGGCAGTGATGTCGCGTGCGATCCCCAAGACCCCGATCAGCCGTCCATCCGGGCCATACAGCGGGGCCCTGATGGTCTCGAGATGCTCCTGGTGGCCGTCGTCGGCAAAGGTCAAGATCTCTTCGCTGACCGTTGGTCCGCCGGCGGCGATAGCCTTGCGATCATGTTCGCGAAAGACCTCGGCCTTGGCCTCGAGAAAGAAATCGCGGTCGCTGTGCCCTACGATCTCGGAGGCAGGTTTCCCGATAAAGCGTTCAAAGCGGGCATTGCAGGCAAGATAAGCCCCATCGAGGTCTTTGAGCCAGACGAGATCAGGGATCGAGCGGATCAGGCTCTGTAACAGGGTGCGTTCGCCTGCCAGCAACTGCTCGCTCTCGATCCGTTTCTCTTGGGTATAGAGCAGTAGTCCCATGAGGACCGTTAACCCCGGGAGGACGATGAGGCAGGGGATGGCGATCTGCTCGATCACCTGGTTGCGCCAGTTCAGTGGTAAGGTGATGATCAAGCTCAGGGATAGAATATGCACCAGCAGGCCTAATGCCGCCAGCGACCAGACATTGATCTCGAGCCCACGGCGCACGTGCCAGACATGCCAGAGACTGCCTAGAAGGGCGGCGCCCAAGATGCTTCCCACGCCCATATAGATCGCCGGACCGCCGATCCAGAGACGATAACCGGCTGCAATCGCCGCCGCCAACCCAGCAGAGGGGATACCGCCAAACAAGCCCGCCAGGCTGATCACCACGGTGCGCCCGTCAAAGATGAACTGGGGATCGAGCCTGACCGGATAGATCATGCCGATGACTGCGACTAGCCCAAAGCTTAGGCCATTGAGAAGTCTTACCCAGAGGCATTCGCGCGGAAGCCGCGCCAGTATCAATCCATGCACTGCCACCAGGGTCAGCAGCAAAGCAGCGTTGTTGATCAGATCAACTAGGATACTCATATCAACTAGGATACTCATGAAGACCTTCGGGCCAGAGCAAAACGGCACCTAGTCTAATCCAGATTGATTGACAAGGGGTACGTAAGCCCAGGCCAGAGCTGCTGCCAAGGGCAGCCCTGCCAGGTCAATGACCCCGCCGGGGTATCCCTGATCCCGTCTGGGTGACAGGCTGTGATCCCTGCGATCGCGATCAGTCGCCCATTGCAAAAGAGCATGGGCCAGCGCGGGCGCAGCCAGGCTGGGATGCCAGCCTCCTGGAACAGCTTTTTGACATCGCGCCGCGCTCCCCCGGGGCGGGCGCGGCAGGGCCGACCCCATTGGCCAAAGCGGACTTGGGTCAGGATCGGAACGTCTCGCCATCTTTTAAGCGGTTCCCATACGAGGCGCCCTAAACCGGCCGGCAGCTCCAGATGCACCGACCGCTCTCCGAGTAGCCACAGCAGCGTTGTCTCACTGGGCAAGGGTGGGAATGGCGGCAAGGCCAGAAGCAGATCGCGGTAGCGCCGGATCTCGCACCCTGACCACTGGATCAGCGGATAGGCATCGGCACGGGCGGGGATGAACTCGGTGAGTAGACGCTTGAGGCGCTGGGCATCCGGAGGCTGAAACCCCTGCTCGCTGAGCCAGAGACGGATGACCGCCTTGGCCAAGGAAGGATCTAGAGACATGAGATGGGCGATCGACAGCGTCCCCGGCAGAGCGCCCCGCACCTCCTCCAGGGTCTGGGCCGCCAGCCGCTCGCTCAGTTCAGCCGCTTCGGCGCATAGACGCGCGCTGCGCACGAGATTTTGGACGGTTGCCGGCCAGCGGGCGCGCAAATGCGGCAGTATCTGATGACGCAGATAGTTGCGGTCGAAACGCGTCTCGGCATTGCTGGGATCATCGATCCAGAACAGGCCATAATGTTGGGCATAGGCGACAAGCAAGGCCCGGTCGAGGTCGAGGAATGGGCGGAAGAGACGGCCAGCGCCCAAGGGGGCAAGGGCCGGCATGGCGGCCAATCCCGCAGGCCCGCTGCCGCGCAGCAAGGCCAAGAGCAGCGTCTCAGCCTGGTCATCGCCATGCTGGGCGAGCAGCAATACCTCGCCTGGCATGAGCAGGCGCCCAAAGATGGCGCGGCGCGCTGCACGCGCCCAGGATTCGATGCTTGTGCCTCGGGTGGGCGGTAGGTCCGGCCAGTCGATCATCAGAGGGATGGCGAGCTCGGCGCAACGGGCGGCGCAGTGTTCGGCCCATGTGCCTGAGGCCGGATGCAGATCATGATCAACATGGACGGCTGCAAGCCGCCCTATACCAGGGAGATCGGGTGCCTGTCGGCGCAGCTCGGCAAGGACAGCTAACAAGACGCTCGAATCCAGACCACCGCTATAGGCAAGCCAATAACGTTGGACATCACCGAGCGCAGCAAGCTGTCTGTGCAGATGTTCAAGCAGGCGCCCTACCCCGTCCCGTTCATCCCTCCTTGAAGCGCCCATAGCGCATGAGACGCTGATAACGCAGGGCGACCAAGGCGTCGGGATCGATAGCGCTGAATTGGTCGAGCCGCGCCAATAGCGCCGCTTTGAGAGTACTGGCCATGGCTCCGGGATCGCGGTGGGCCCCGCCCAGGGGCTCGGGGATGATCTCGTCGATTAGACCGTGTTCGCGCAAGCGTTCTGAGGTGATGGCCATGGCCTCGGCGGCGAGCTGGGCCTTGTCCACGCTCTTCCATAGGATCGAGGCGCAGCCCTCGGGTGAGATCACTGAATAGGTGCTGAACTGCAACATCCCCAGCCAGTCGCTGACCCCGATCGCCAAGGCCCCGCCCGAACCGCCCTCACCGATCACGGTCGCCAGGATGGGGGTGCGCAGACGTGACATCTTGCGCAGGTTGCGGGCAATCGCCTCGCTTTGCCCACGCTCCTCGGCACCGACACCTGGATAGGCGCCTGGGGTATCGATAAAGGTCAGGATTGGCAGACGAAAGCGCTCGGCGAGCTCCATCAGACGCAACGCCTTGCGGTAACCCTCTGGCCTGGGCATGCCAAAGTTACGCAAGAGTTTTTCCTTGGTGTCGCGGCCCTTTTGATGGCCGATGATCATCACCGGACGCCCGTCTAACCGCGCCAGACCACCGACGATGGCCGGGTCATCGGCGAAGGCACGATCGCCGTGCAGTTCGTAAAACTCATCGAAGATCCGCGGCACATAGTCGAGCAAATAGGGGCGCTGCGGATGCCGCGACAATTGCGAGATCTGCCAGGGGGTGAGGTTGGCGAAGATGGACTCGGTAAGTGCCCGGCATTTGGCCTGGAGACGCTCGATCTCCTCTTGGATGTTGAGCGCGTTATCGAAACCGACCCGCTTGAGCTCATCGAGCTTGGCCTCGAGCTCGGCGATGGGTTGTTCGAAATCAAGAAAATTGAGATCCATGTAGCCTGTCTTTAGGGTTGAAACTCGCCCCGTGCGATCGTTGTAGGCGAGATAGGATACCAAAGCCGGGTGCTGAGGCCACAAGGTAGCCTCGCTCAGCCGCTGACCAGGGCCGTCAGCCGCGGGCCCAGCCAGTTCCACCAGCCGGCCCACTCGCTGCGCGCCCAGCGCATCCCCGATGTCAGCGCGGCCTCGAGCTCGGCCCAGGCTGTCTGGGGATCCCAGCCGAGCCGCGCGATCAGGCTATCGGGCGGTGGGGCGAGCAAGATCAGTCCGGCCAGACCCACCGCCATCAGAAAGGTCCCTAGGGGATATCTCAGGCTAAAGGGCTTGAGGGCACTGCCGAACGAACGATTGATGCGGACATTGAACAGATTGACGCTATAGATCTCATCGAGCACCAGATGGGTGAGATACCCGACACCAACCATTAGCCCCACGAGCCAGGCTGCCTCGGGGCGCTGTCCACCGAGCCAATAGGCGAGATCAGCGGTTGCGGTCGCCGCCGTAGCAGCAGCCAACCAAGAATGCCAGATCCCGCGATGGACGGTCAGCCATCCGAAGAGCCGAAGCACCCCATAGCGCACCGCAACAAAGACCAGACACCACAGGCCGAGCATGACCCAAGGCGCAAAGCGCCCGCCTAAAGGGAGGGTCACGGCAAAGGCCAAGGCTGCGCCCAAGACATTGAATAGGGCATGGCTGGGGACCGAGTGCGTACTGTCGATGTCTGGCACCAGACTGCCGGCCACCCCGAGGGCGAACAAGAGCGGAATCTGCGCCGAGCCCGCGAGTCCGCCGAGATGCAGGGCCAACACCGTCCCTGCGCTCATCAGGATGCCGACATTGAGATGGGTTTGAAAATTGGCCATCAGGATTTCAAGAACGGTATTTAAGCGGATAATCCGTCCCGTCGCTCTCATCAACTGGAGTTCATTGCATGCCCGGCTCGTCCTTGACCCTTGCGCTCGTCCAGCAGTCCGATCAGGGGAGCACCGCGGCCAACCTCGAGGACTGCGAGGCGGCGATCCGCGCGGCCTCGATCCGCGGCTGTGACCTGGTCGTACTCCAGGAGCTGCACAACGGCCCCTATTTTTGTCAGATCGAAGATAACAACCTGTTCGACCTGGCCGAGACCATCCCAGGTCCCAGCACCGAGCGCCTGAGCACCTTGGCGCGCGAGCTCAACCTGGTGATCGTGGGCTCGCTCTTCGAGCAACGCGCGCCCGGGATCTACCACAGCACCGCCGTGGTATTGGATGCCGATGGCAGCCTTGCGGGGATCTATCGCAAGATGCACATCCCCGACCTCCCTGGACATGCCGAGACATTCTATTTCACTCCGGGTGATCTGGGCTTCAACCCGATCGATACCAGCCTGGGGCGGCTGGGGGTACTGATCGGTTGGGACCAGTGGTTTCCAGAGGCTGCGCGCGCCATGGCCTTAGGGGGCGCCCAAATCCTACTCTACCCCAGCGCCATGGGCGCCGATCCGAACGAGGATGAGGACGAGGTCAGGCGTCAGATCGATGCCTGGCTGACCATCCAGCGCGGCCATGCCATCGCCAATGCGCTCTATGTCGCGGCCTGCAACCGTGTCGGCTATGAACCGGACCCCAGCGGGGTTACATCCGGTCTGCGTTTCTGGGGCCATTCATTCATCTGCGGGCCGCAGGGTGAGCTCATTGCCCAGGCCGATGATCAGACGCCAAAATTGCTCATCGCCGAAGTCGATCTCGCGCGCACTGAACCTATCCGCCGGCGCTGGCCCTTTTTGCGCGACCGGCGCATCGAATCCTATGACGATCTGGCGCGCCGATTCCGCGATTGAAAGACCCCAGGCATTTGCCCCATGCTCTAGCCCAGATGATCAACCGATGATGAGGAGCACCCATGACCCAGGCCGCCGACCCCAAAACCCTGATGCGCTCGATCATCCAGCGTATCGCGACGGGTCCAGAGCTATCCAAGGACATCAGCCGCGAGGAGGCGCACGCCGGCATGCGCGCCATCCTCGACAACGCGGTCGATCCCGTCCAGGCAGGGATCTTTTTGATCGCTCTGCGCATGAAGCGCGAGACCGATGAGGAGCTCAAAGGGATCTTGGATGGCCTCCGCGAGGCCACGGGTCATGTGGTGGCCGAGGTCGATGAGGTAGTGGATATCGCCGACCCCTATGACGGCTATAACCGCTGTCTGCCGGCCTCGCCATTTCTGCCGGCGGTGCTTGCCGAATGCGGGGTCCCGGCGATCAGTCACGGCGCCCATGCCATCGGTCCTAAGTTTGGGGTCACCCATCGCCATGTCTTGGAGGCCGCAGGCTTGCCTGTGGACCTCAGCCCCGTCGAGGCCGCAGATCGCCTCTCTGATCCAGAGATCGGCTGGAGCTATGTCGATCAGCGCGCCTTTTGTGCCTCCTTATATAACCTGGCTGAACTGCGCACCGCTATCGTCAAGCGCCAGGCGATCACCACCACCGAGGTCTTGGCGCGCCCGATCCATGGACGCCGCCATACCCATCTCATCACCGGCTATGTCCATCCACCCTATCCGCGCATCTATGCGATGCTGGCGCGTCATGCCGGCTTTGAGTCGGCCCTGATCATCCGCGGGGTGGAAGGGGGGGTTATCCCCTCGCTGCGCCAAAAGAGCATTTGTTTCAGCTATCAGCATCATGCAGAGGAACAGGTCTTTGAGATCGACCCCACTGCCCTGGGGATCGAACAGACGTCGCGCGCTGTGCCCCTGCCCGAGAACCTCCCCCAGACCACCCGCCCAGACGATGATGTTGCGATTACCGTGGATGTCGAGGCCACGGCCCAGGCCGCTGCTGCTGCGGGAATAGAGGCGCTCTCAGGCAAGAAGGGTCCGACCTATGACAGCCTGGTCTGCGCCGGGGCGCTGATCCTCTGGCATCTAGGGCGCGAGCGTACATTTGAGCTCGCTGCCGATCGCATCCGCGATGTCCTCGATTCGGGGTGCGCCGCGCGGAGGCTCTGCTAATGGCTGACGGCTCGATCCCTGTAGCTGATTGCGCTGCCATCCCCGAGGGGCGATTCATCAAGGTCAAGGTGGAGAGTCTAGACCTCATCATCGCCCATGCTGGCGGGCGCTATTACGCAATCGAGGACCTGTGCAGCCATGAGGACTATCCGCTTTCCTTCGGCTGTCTACATGGGGCGACCATCAAGTGCTCACTACACGGTAGCGCCTTTGATCTTGCGAGCGGTCAGCCCCTCAGCCCACCTGCTGAGCAGCCGATCCGGGTCTTTCCCGTCCAGATCAGGGATGAAAAGGTCTGGGTCGATCCCATTGTCTAACCAGATACCCCGCCCATGCATCATTTCTGAGCGCCCCTCAATCTGCTATCAAGTTAAGGTGTGCATCCATACGCATCGTTCTCTTCCTACTCCGTGGGGTCTCGTTGACCACTGTCGTCTCCGACAGGCATGACTTTCCCACCTGGGACAGAGACCCTCTTGGCAAAGAGATGCGCGGTAGAAGGCACCTAACCCTCTGCAGGATCTGTGGCGCGTTGCGCCTTGATGGCCTGTGCCAGGTCTGCGAGCGCTGCCAGCTCATCGCGATCGGCAGGCAGACCGTCCTGGTCCTTACTGAGAGGTTGGACGGGCGTTGGCTCAACCCAGCGGTCTGCCTGGAGCAGCTGCTCAAGCTCGGCAGCCAGCTCAGCGAGTACATAATGCGGACGCTCGATGAGACGCAGCAACGGCAACCTTACCCGTTTGCATAGGGGTTCCAGTTCATCCGGCGGCAATGTCTTGCGCCAGCGGGGAGGGGAGATGCGCTTGATGGCCGCACGGACAACGAGGGTATCGCGCTTGCAGATCAGATAATCAAAACGCTGGCGCTCCAGGCGCGCGAGTATGCGTGCCTGCTCGCGCCGGCTCAGTCCAGGCGCAGGCGCCAGCACCTCGCTCGCCCGCACCCGCACGAAGACGCGATAGCCATCGCCCAGCACGTGTTCAAGCATCGCGAGCAGGATGCGCTCGCGAGGCGTCAGCCAATGTGGGTCAAAGACATAAGGCTCGCGCCTGCGCCAGCCAAGGGCTTGCGCCAGATCGAACACCAGGGCCAGAACGACCAGCGCCCCCAATCCCAGCAGGGCATACAAGTGCGCCATCTCAACGGGCCACTGGGCTCAAGGGTGGCGGTGGCGGCAGCTCGATCCCGTTTTGGTGATACCAGGCGCGATCGAGCGCCCAATTGACCGTTTGCACATCCGGCTCATTCATCATCATTTCGACCGCATGGGCCTCAACCGACCGAAAACGCCTCTCGGCGTCCTGGACCTCAGGCGCATTGTCCGGCTTGCCGGTGAGTGCAGGCTCGATGCGGTCCAAGAACGGGCGCAAGGGGCGCTCCAGGGCATGCGGGCTGCTCAGGGTGACAGTGCCGTTGAGAAAGACCAGCGCACGGAAACGATAGGGATAGCTGGCGAGCATCGGGTCCTGTTCCAGGATCTCATTGAGTCGCCAGATGCGCGGGCGCAGTTCGTCATTGTGCCAGCTTAGGGTGACGATTAGAAAGACCAGAAAGGCAGCCGAGGCGATGATAGCGCTGAGTGTTAGACGGTCCATGGGAGGGATGTTGCGACCTTTTTTGCCAGTTGGGTTGAGCCTAAGGGAGGCGATATCCGCCTTGCCAGAATACTCGAAACATCCATCGCACCGACGCCTCTGCCTGGGCATTGCCTACAGGCAGGTGTGAAAGCACTATGACACTGGCGAACCCCGCTATCCAAGCTGCATGGATCTGGTTGCGGCTGAGGCTGCAATGGCGGGCCGGCTTGCGCCGGAACGGTCGGAACGATCCGGCAGGCATGTTTCGAGGTCCCTTATTGAAACAAAAGCTGGGGCCAATGGCCAAATGCGAAGCGGGCGGTAAGTCCGGTTAAACTATGTCCGGCCTGGCAACGGACCCACCTGCGCTTGCCAAACAAGATCCGAGATCCCCAAAACCGATTGAAGAACCCATCGCTATGACCCTAGACCAAGGGGTAGGCCGTAGTGCCCCAAAACCGCGCCTGTGGGACCAGCTGCGCCTGCGGCCCTATGGTGACAGGATGCTCACCCCTGCGGTACGGGT
It encodes the following:
- a CDS encoding response regulator gives rise to the protein MAQVIEILQSQAQAKGLVLSSELVDSLPPLIGDPTRIKQALINYIGNAIKFTERGWVRVRVKQVEEDGQGILLRFEVEDTGSGIAPDVLARLFKPFEQGQDANARLRGGTGLGLAITQHLARLMGGDAGADSTPGVGSLFWFTARLRKAPAPVLTPQSQLTGASAQERLKRHHAGRRVLLVEDEPINQEIARFLLEAAGLTVMTANDGAEAVRLSATQSYDLILMDVQMPGMDGLAATQLIRQQLSKRPLPIIAMTANIFVEDRERCLAAGMDGFLPKPVRPETLYDMLDHWLSRSQMRREAADPDQAGAISHDMP
- a CDS encoding LytS/YhcK type 5TM receptor domain-containing protein; this translates as MSILVDMSILVDLINNAALLLTLVAVHGLILARLPRECLWVRLLNGLSFGLVAVIGMIYPVRLDPQFIFDGRTVVISLAGLFGGIPSAGLAAAIAAGYRLWIGGPAIYMGVGSILGAALLGSLWHVWHVRRGLEINVWSLAALGLLVHILSLSLIITLPLNWRNQVIEQIAIPCLIVLPGLTVLMGLLLYTQEKRIESEQLLAGERTLLQSLIRSIPDLVWLKDLDGAYLACNARFERFIGKPASEIVGHSDRDFFLEAKAEVFREHDRKAIAAGGPTVSEEILTFADDGHQEHLETIRAPLYGPDGRLIGVLGIARDITALRRAETELRQHRDQLEAIVEARTNELAAARNAADAANRAKSAFLASMSHEIRTPLHAISGIVHLLRQTGLTPEQEVLLVKLDSASQHLLNLIDAILEFSKIEAGQLRLAAR
- the tilS gene encoding tRNA lysidine(34) synthetase TilS gives rise to the protein MGASRRDERDGVGRLLEHLHRQLAALGDVQRYWLAYSGGLDSSVLLAVLAELRRQAPDLPGIGRLAAVHVDHDLHPASGTWAEHCAARCAELAIPLMIDWPDLPPTRGTSIESWARAARRAIFGRLLMPGEVLLLAQHGDDQAETLLLALLRGSGPAGLAAMPALAPLGAGRLFRPFLDLDRALLVAYAQHYGLFWIDDPSNAETRFDRNYLRHQILPHLRARWPATVQNLVRSARLCAEAAELSERLAAQTLEEVRGALPGTLSIAHLMSLDPSLAKAVIRLWLSEQGFQPPDAQRLKRLLTEFIPARADAYPLIQWSGCEIRRYRDLLLALPPFPPLPSETTLLWLLGERSVHLELPAGLGRLVWEPLKRWRDVPILTQVRFGQWGRPCRARPGGARRDVKKLFQEAGIPAWLRPRWPMLFCNGRLIAIAGITACHPDGIRDTPAGSLTWQGCPWQQLWPGLTYPLSINLD
- a CDS encoding acetyl-CoA carboxylase carboxyltransferase subunit alpha translates to MDLNFLDFEQPIAELEAKLDELKRVGFDNALNIQEEIERLQAKCRALTESIFANLTPWQISQLSRHPQRPYLLDYVPRIFDEFYELHGDRAFADDPAIVGGLARLDGRPVMIIGHQKGRDTKEKLLRNFGMPRPEGYRKALRLMELAERFRLPILTFIDTPGAYPGVGAEERGQSEAIARNLRKMSRLRTPILATVIGEGGSGGALAIGVSDWLGMLQFSTYSVISPEGCASILWKSVDKAQLAAEAMAITSERLREHGLIDEIIPEPLGGAHRDPGAMASTLKAALLARLDQFSAIDPDALVALRYQRLMRYGRFKEG
- a CDS encoding metal-dependent hydrolase, with translation MANFQTHLNVGILMSAGTVLALHLGGLAGSAQIPLLFALGVAGSLVPDIDSTHSVPSHALFNVLGAALAFAVTLPLGGRFAPWVMLGLWCLVFVAVRYGVLRLFGWLTVHRGIWHSWLAAATAATATADLAYWLGGQRPEAAWLVGLMVGVGYLTHLVLDEIYSVNLFNVRINRSFGSALKPFSLRYPLGTFLMAVGLAGLILLAPPPDSLIARLGWDPQTAWAELEAALTSGMRWARSEWAGWWNWLGPRLTALVSG
- a CDS encoding carbon-nitrogen hydrolase, encoding MPGSSLTLALVQQSDQGSTAANLEDCEAAIRAASIRGCDLVVLQELHNGPYFCQIEDNNLFDLAETIPGPSTERLSTLARELNLVIVGSLFEQRAPGIYHSTAVVLDADGSLAGIYRKMHIPDLPGHAETFYFTPGDLGFNPIDTSLGRLGVLIGWDQWFPEAARAMALGGAQILLYPSAMGADPNEDEDEVRRQIDAWLTIQRGHAIANALYVAACNRVGYEPDPSGVTSGLRFWGHSFICGPQGELIAQADDQTPKLLIAEVDLARTEPIRRRWPFLRDRRIESYDDLARRFRD
- a CDS encoding anthranilate phosphoribosyltransferase gives rise to the protein MTQAADPKTLMRSIIQRIATGPELSKDISREEAHAGMRAILDNAVDPVQAGIFLIALRMKRETDEELKGILDGLREATGHVVAEVDEVVDIADPYDGYNRCLPASPFLPAVLAECGVPAISHGAHAIGPKFGVTHRHVLEAAGLPVDLSPVEAADRLSDPEIGWSYVDQRAFCASLYNLAELRTAIVKRQAITTTEVLARPIHGRRHTHLITGYVHPPYPRIYAMLARHAGFESALIIRGVEGGVIPSLRQKSICFSYQHHAEEQVFEIDPTALGIEQTSRAVPLPENLPQTTRPDDDVAITVDVEATAQAAAAAGIEALSGKKGPTYDSLVCAGALILWHLGRERTFELAADRIRDVLDSGCAARRLC
- a CDS encoding Rieske (2Fe-2S) protein, which produces MADGSIPVADCAAIPEGRFIKVKVESLDLIIAHAGGRYYAIEDLCSHEDYPLSFGCLHGATIKCSLHGSAFDLASGQPLSPPAEQPIRVFPVQIRDEKVWVDPIV
- a CDS encoding DUF2726 domain-containing protein, whose protein sequence is MAHLYALLGLGALVVLALVFDLAQALGWRRREPYVFDPHWLTPRERILLAMLEHVLGDGYRVFVRVRASEVLAPAPGLSRREQARILARLERQRFDYLICKRDTLVVRAAIKRISPPRWRKTLPPDELEPLCKRVRLPLLRLIERPHYVLAELAAELEQLLQADRWVEPTPVQPLSKDQDGLPADRDELAALADLAQAIKAQRATDPAEG